The Kwoniella bestiolae CBS 10118 chromosome 7, complete sequence genome has a segment encoding these proteins:
- a CDS encoding peptidyl-tRNA hydrolase, with product MTSIRMDGLLSPLVISIIAFAAGYQVHTFLSSRPNPSLLTPTDSSKKTKSLPSQSSGSEGGTDTESDAEDTAAALSSDLTSTKFSSSEEMKLVLVVNDELKMTKGKIAAQAGHATLACAMTLKEANPRLFRAWQNQGQPKIALRCANTEELEILAAQARSLNLCARTIRDAGRTQVAPGSKTIVGIGPGPARLINTVTGKLKLL from the exons ATGACCTCGATAAGGATGGACG gtcttctctctcccctcgTCATATCCATCATAGCCTTCGCAGCAGGCTATCAAGtccacaccttcctctcctcccgcCCCAACCCCTCTCTACTCACTCCCACAGATTCATCCAAAAAGACCAAATCCCTCCCAAGTCAATCATCAGGATCAGAAGGAGGAACAGATACAGAATCAGATGCTGAAGATACAGCCGCGGCTCTATCGTCCGACCTCACCTCTACCAAATTTAGCAGCtcggaggagatgaagttggttttggtggtgaatgatgagctGAAGATGACCAAGGGGAAGATCGCTGCGCAGGCGGGTCATGCGACACTGGCTTGTGCTATGACCCTCAAGGAGGCTAATccgagg CTATTCAGAGCATGGCAGAATCAAGG TCAACCCAAAATAGCATTACGTTGCGCCAACACCGAAGAGCTCGAGATCCTAGCAGCCCAAGCTAGGAGTCTGAATCTCTGCGCAAGGACTATACGAGATGC TGGTCGAACTCAGGTGGCTCCTGGATCAAAGACGATAGTTGGGATTGGACC CGGTCCAGCAAGGTTGATCAATACCGTTACGGGAAAACTCAAACTCTTGTAG